In a genomic window of Pseudodesulfovibrio sp. S3:
- the metK gene encoding methionine adenosyltransferase, producing the protein MMQIDGKYLFTSESVTEGHPDKVADQISDAILDAIIGQDENARVACETLVTTGMAFIAGEISTTAFADFPEIVRATIKDIGYCSSDTMGFDWQTCAVISSIDKQSPDIAQGVDRTKPEDQGAGDQGMMFGFATNETPTLMPTPIYYAHKLSRRLTYVRKEGILDFLRPDGKTQVCVQFDNGKPVRIDNVVVSSQHDESIAYSDLKEAILQEVIMKTLPEELIDETLKTYINPTGRFVIGGPVGDCGLTGRKIINDTYGGAGAHGGGAFSGKDPSKVDRSGAYMARYVAKNVVASGLADMCEVQIAYAIGVAQPVSVVVCSRGTGQVSDEQLTKAVTEVFDMRPYYIQERLKLRRPIFQKTTNYGHFGRELPEFTWEQTDAVDDLRTACKI; encoded by the coding sequence CTGATGCAGATTGACGGCAAATATCTTTTCACTTCCGAGTCCGTGACCGAAGGCCACCCCGACAAAGTGGCCGACCAGATTTCCGACGCCATTCTGGACGCCATCATCGGCCAGGACGAGAACGCCCGCGTGGCATGCGAAACCCTTGTCACCACCGGCATGGCCTTCATTGCCGGCGAGATTTCCACCACCGCTTTCGCCGACTTCCCGGAAATCGTCCGGGCCACCATCAAGGATATCGGCTACTGCAGTTCCGACACCATGGGCTTTGACTGGCAGACCTGCGCGGTCATCTCTTCCATCGACAAGCAGTCCCCGGACATCGCCCAGGGCGTTGACCGCACCAAACCCGAAGATCAGGGCGCGGGAGACCAGGGCATGATGTTCGGTTTCGCCACCAACGAGACCCCCACGCTCATGCCCACCCCGATCTACTATGCCCACAAGCTGTCCCGTCGCCTGACCTACGTGCGCAAGGAAGGCATTCTCGATTTCCTGCGCCCCGACGGCAAGACCCAGGTCTGCGTCCAGTTCGACAACGGCAAGCCCGTGCGCATCGACAACGTGGTCGTCTCCTCCCAGCATGACGAAAGCATCGCCTACTCCGACCTCAAGGAAGCCATCCTGCAAGAGGTCATCATGAAGACCCTGCCCGAAGAGCTGATCGACGAGACCCTCAAGACCTATATCAACCCCACCGGCCGTTTCGTCATCGGCGGCCCGGTCGGCGATTGCGGGCTCACCGGCCGCAAGATCATCAACGACACCTACGGCGGTGCCGGTGCCCATGGCGGCGGCGCCTTCTCCGGCAAAGACCCGTCCAAGGTGGACCGTTCCGGCGCATACATGGCCCGCTACGTGGCAAAGAACGTTGTGGCCTCCGGCCTGGCCGACATGTGCGAAGTCCAGATCGCCTACGCCATCGGCGTGGCCCAGCCCGTATCCGTGGTCGTTTGTTCCCGCGGCACCGGCCAGGTGTCCGACGAACAGTTGACCAAGGCCGTGACCGAAGTCTTTGACATGCGCCCCTACTACATCCAGGAGCGCCTCAAGCTGCGCCGTCCCATCTTCCAGAAAACCACCAACTACGGCCATTTCGGCCGCGAGCTGCCCGAGTTCACCTGGGAACAGACCGACGCCGTGGACGATCTCCGCACGGCCTGCAAGATCTAA
- a CDS encoding EAL domain-containing protein, with protein sequence MQSKGITELTPVPDIHEIIAKHFLVTHFQPQVSLKRKAVVGLEALSRGFDPESGEIIPPTLLFEQARDKASRLALDRACRTNAAESFAALHRKDKSLMLSMNIDASCINEETRGSNHLLNLVARCGISPSNVIIEIIESRCEDMDALLAFVDFYRKHDFLIALDDVGAGFSNLDRIPMLKPDVIKLDRTLISGVNEQFHKLEVVRSFVQMSNRLGCLVLAEGVETAEEAMCLLGNGVDVFQGFYFARPAPGLDAVPGMASKVDALAERHREKRTQQIADDKRLYSSYDLTVLTMCQTLAETPAKNIDLALARFVEANDSVECLYVLDMKGMQTSDTLCNPFRLKTSKRFLYEPAHNGADHSLKEYFLPIQAGLEKFTTRPYISLASGNLCITISHVFYHKSSGRHRILCADLCRDDTGYCD encoded by the coding sequence ATGCAATCCAAAGGAATTACAGAGTTGACCCCCGTGCCGGATATACACGAGATTATTGCAAAACATTTTTTGGTTACCCACTTCCAGCCCCAGGTATCCCTCAAGCGGAAGGCCGTTGTCGGGTTGGAGGCGTTGAGTAGAGGATTCGACCCCGAAAGCGGAGAAATCATACCTCCAACCCTGCTGTTCGAGCAGGCCCGGGACAAGGCATCCCGGCTCGCCCTGGATCGGGCCTGCCGAACGAACGCTGCGGAATCATTCGCGGCCCTGCACCGAAAAGACAAGAGCCTGATGTTGTCCATGAATATCGACGCCTCCTGTATCAACGAGGAGACGCGCGGCTCGAATCATCTGCTCAACCTGGTCGCCCGATGCGGCATCAGCCCCAGTAACGTGATCATCGAAATCATTGAATCCCGATGCGAGGACATGGATGCGCTTTTGGCCTTCGTTGATTTCTATCGCAAGCACGATTTTCTTATAGCCCTTGACGATGTGGGGGCCGGGTTTTCCAATCTCGACCGCATTCCCATGCTCAAGCCTGACGTCATCAAGCTTGATCGGACCCTTATCAGCGGAGTCAACGAACAGTTCCACAAGCTTGAAGTGGTGCGCAGTTTTGTTCAGATGTCCAACCGGTTGGGGTGCCTGGTTCTGGCCGAGGGCGTGGAGACCGCCGAAGAGGCTATGTGTTTGCTCGGCAACGGTGTAGATGTCTTTCAGGGATTTTATTTCGCCCGGCCCGCGCCCGGCCTGGACGCGGTGCCCGGCATGGCTTCCAAGGTGGATGCCCTGGCCGAGAGGCATCGGGAAAAGCGTACGCAGCAGATCGCCGACGACAAGCGCCTGTATTCCAGTTACGACCTGACGGTGCTGACCATGTGTCAGACCCTTGCCGAGACCCCGGCCAAAAACATCGACCTGGCCCTGGCACGTTTCGTCGAAGCCAATGACAGCGTGGAGTGCCTTTACGTTCTGGACATGAAGGGCATGCAGACATCGGACACCCTGTGCAATCCTTTCCGGCTCAAGACCAGCAAACGTTTTTTGTACGAGCCGGCCCACAACGGCGCGGACCACTCGCTGAAGGAGTATTTTCTACCCATCCAGGCAGGGCTGGAAAAGTTCACCACCCGCCCCTACATATCCTTGGCCTCCGGCAACCTGTGCATCACCATCTCCCATGTGTTCTACCACAAGAGCAGCGGCAGGCACCGCATCCTGTGCGCGGACCTGTGCCGGGACGATACGGGATACTGTGATTGA
- a CDS encoding P-II family nitrogen regulator, translated as MKLIIAYIRPEKLNDVKQALYAKEIYSLSVTNVLGSGRQKGFTETYRGVQMEVNLLKKVRLEIGVNDDFEAKALEAILTSGQTGSEGDGVIFVSDLNKALRIRTGEDGIL; from the coding sequence AAGCTCATCATAGCATACATCAGGCCCGAAAAGCTCAACGACGTGAAGCAGGCCCTTTACGCCAAGGAGATCTACTCCCTGTCCGTGACCAATGTCCTCGGCTCGGGCCGTCAGAAAGGGTTTACCGAGACCTACCGCGGCGTGCAGATGGAAGTGAACCTGCTCAAGAAAGTCCGCCTCGAAATCGGCGTCAACGACGACTTTGAAGCCAAGGCCCTTGAGGCCATCCTGACCTCCGGGCAGACGGGTTCCGAGGGAGACGGCGTGATCTTCGTCTCCGACCTCAACAAGGCCCTGCGTATCAGGACCGGCGAAGACGGTATCCTCTAG